From a single Streptomyces misionensis genomic region:
- a CDS encoding AAA family ATPase, whose translation MPTRILPAGADPDAVRSLVTLLSQLPDAEPQPPLTDSTQLVDALARLAAESVDELPEVLVVHERIGPVPALELIREIALRFPAVGVILVTSDASPGLFAAAMDSGARGLVALPLSYDELAGRVQAVAQWSTEVRRHLGHGGEAVAGGGGTVVTVSGAKGGVGATLMAVQLALAAQASGRPTALVDLDLQSGDVASYLDIQFRRSVADLAAITDISPRVLADAVFRHDTGLSLLLAPAEGERGEEVTDRAVRQIVRALRSRYEVVVIDCGAQLGGAGAAAVETADTALLVTTPDVIAVRAAKRTVRMWDRLQIRKAEETTAVVNRHSRHTEIQPALVQRITGTGLARTAVPANFKELQAVVDAGRVHELDGRSTVKQALWALAGELGLARAAEGAHRGPARAAGGFRRRKE comes from the coding sequence ATGCCGACCAGGATCCTCCCGGCGGGCGCCGACCCGGACGCCGTCCGCTCCCTCGTCACCCTGCTCAGCCAGCTGCCCGATGCCGAGCCGCAGCCGCCGCTGACCGACTCCACCCAGCTGGTCGACGCCCTCGCCCGGCTCGCCGCGGAGTCCGTGGACGAACTCCCCGAGGTGCTCGTCGTCCACGAACGCATCGGCCCGGTACCGGCGTTGGAGCTGATCCGGGAGATCGCCCTGCGCTTCCCGGCCGTCGGCGTCATCCTCGTCACCAGTGACGCGAGCCCCGGCCTGTTCGCCGCCGCCATGGACTCCGGCGCCCGGGGACTGGTCGCGCTCCCGCTGTCGTACGACGAACTGGCCGGCCGGGTGCAGGCCGTCGCCCAGTGGTCCACGGAGGTACGACGCCACCTCGGGCACGGCGGGGAGGCGGTGGCCGGCGGCGGGGGCACCGTCGTCACCGTCAGCGGCGCCAAGGGCGGGGTGGGGGCCACGCTCATGGCCGTGCAGCTGGCGCTCGCCGCACAGGCCTCGGGGCGGCCCACCGCCCTGGTCGACCTCGACCTCCAGTCCGGCGACGTCGCCTCCTACCTGGACATCCAGTTCCGCCGGTCGGTGGCCGACCTCGCGGCGATCACCGACATCTCCCCGCGCGTCCTCGCCGACGCCGTCTTCCGCCACGACACCGGGCTGTCCCTGCTGCTCGCGCCCGCCGAGGGCGAACGCGGCGAGGAGGTCACCGACCGGGCCGTCCGGCAGATCGTGCGCGCCCTGCGCTCGCGCTACGAGGTCGTCGTCATCGACTGCGGCGCCCAGCTCGGCGGGGCCGGCGCCGCCGCGGTCGAGACGGCGGACACCGCGCTGCTGGTCACCACGCCGGACGTGATCGCGGTACGCGCCGCCAAGCGGACCGTCCGGATGTGGGACCGGCTCCAGATCCGCAAGGCCGAGGAGACCACCGCCGTCGTCAACCGGCACAGCCGGCACACCGAGATCCAGCCCGCGCTGGTGCAGCGGATCACCGGCACGGGACTCGCGCGCACCGCCGTACCCGCCAACTTCAAGGAGCTCCAGGCGGTGGTGGACGCCGGGCGGGTGCACGAACTCGACGGCCGCAGCACCGTGAAACAGGCCCTGTGGGCGCTCGCGGGGGAGCTGGGGCTCGCACGGGCGGCCGAGGGCGCGCACCGGGGCCCGGCGCGCGCGGCCGGCGGATTCCGGCGGCGGAAGGAGTGA
- a CDS encoding response regulator, with the protein MRRHVFPPPARLRLLVADDNPVVRAGLTALLADRADTTVVAEAVDGREAYEAALRHRPDVVLLDVRMPGVDGLAALPHLLRLAPVMMLTYSHDSRTVREALRLGAGGYLVHGEFTTEQLVRAVRDVHEGRPHVTPGAARALLDELRGSAPAHTEPQLPAIDVQNTLPPPSQLQSTMGQSSRSRFRLSVREAEIMDLIASGMTNQQIAAACFISEKTVKNHINRIFAKLQATTRSQAAAKWLGVA; encoded by the coding sequence ATGCGCCGGCACGTGTTCCCGCCACCGGCCCGGCTGCGGCTGCTGGTGGCCGACGACAACCCCGTGGTCCGCGCGGGCCTGACCGCGCTGCTCGCGGACCGCGCGGACACCACCGTGGTGGCGGAGGCGGTGGACGGCCGCGAGGCGTACGAGGCCGCGCTGCGGCACCGCCCGGACGTCGTCCTCCTCGACGTCCGCATGCCCGGGGTCGACGGCCTGGCGGCTCTGCCGCACCTGCTGCGCCTCGCGCCCGTCATGATGCTCACCTACAGCCATGACTCGCGGACGGTGCGGGAGGCGCTGCGCCTGGGGGCGGGGGGATACCTGGTGCACGGCGAGTTCACCACCGAGCAGCTGGTACGGGCCGTACGGGACGTCCACGAGGGCAGGCCGCACGTCACGCCGGGGGCCGCCAGGGCGTTACTCGACGAACTGCGGGGGAGTGCACCTGCACACACGGAACCTCAACTCCCCGCAATCGACGTCCAAAATACACTCCCTCCTCCTTCACAATTGCAATCCACTATGGGACAGTCGTCCCGGTCACGGTTCCGGCTGAGTGTCAGGGAGGCGGAGATCATGGACCTCATCGCGTCCGGCATGACCAACCAGCAGATCGCCGCCGCCTGCTTCATCAGCGAGAAGACGGTCAAGAACCACATCAACCGCATCTTCGCCAAGCTCCAGGCCACGACCAGATCCCAGGCCGCCGCGAAATGGCTGGGGGTGGCCTGA
- a CDS encoding contact-dependent growth inhibition system immunity protein, producing MLESLERHPMLSASISKDKSIEELEGRRWPAPPEGSTSLVRGVHALRRRAIEDLSVEDLRRLIGQDVGLQWLLPVALDLFRATAPQEAETGWFDDDLLSAVLTRNADTWRSAPRLARHLNETVGMLTDLSPHLREEVRAFRSASSDALQGRTGP from the coding sequence GTGCTTGAGTCCCTCGAAAGGCACCCGATGCTCTCGGCCTCCATCAGCAAAGACAAGTCGATCGAGGAACTCGAAGGGCGCCGCTGGCCCGCTCCCCCCGAAGGCAGCACATCCCTGGTCCGCGGCGTTCACGCATTGAGACGCCGAGCGATCGAGGACCTGTCCGTCGAAGACCTACGACGACTGATCGGCCAGGACGTCGGCCTTCAGTGGCTCCTTCCCGTCGCCTTGGATCTTTTCCGAGCCACGGCGCCGCAGGAAGCGGAGACCGGCTGGTTCGACGACGACTTGCTCTCGGCGGTATTGACGAGGAATGCGGACACCTGGAGAAGTGCGCCCCGACTCGCACGTCACCTGAATGAAACGGTCGGCATGCTGACCGACCTTTCACCGCACCTCCGGGAAGAGGTACGGGCCTTCCGATCCGCTTCGTCGGACGCACTCCAGGGACGCACCGGGCCATGA
- a CDS encoding CpaF family protein, whose product MSLRARISTPEEHGSRGEDGHLVAAYRAKLLEEIDLAEMGSLAAADRRSRLERVLGHIISREGPVLSTVERSQLIRRVVDEALGLGILEPLLEDASITEIMVNGPNAVFVERSGRVEQLPLRFVSTDQLMQTIERIVSTVNRRVDESNPMVDARLPSGERVNVIIPPLSLTGPVLTIRRFPRSFTLQELIGLGSLAEPMVYLMAGLVRAKFNIIVSGATGTGKTTLLNALSGLIPPHERIITIEDSAELQLQQSHVVRLESRPPNVEGKGQVTIRDLVRNSLRMRPDRIVVGEVRGGESLDMLQAMSTGHDGSLATVHANSAEDALTRLQTLASMSDVEVPFVALHDQINSAVDVIVQLTRFADGARRITEIALLDSHGGEPYRLATVARFDARPMTADGRVYGDFAYFPLPRRTADRLHMASQPVPQAFGVARTADQLATREAR is encoded by the coding sequence ATGAGCCTGCGGGCACGCATCAGCACTCCGGAGGAGCACGGCAGCCGGGGCGAGGACGGGCACCTGGTCGCCGCCTACCGGGCCAAGCTGCTGGAGGAGATCGACCTCGCGGAGATGGGCTCGCTGGCCGCCGCCGACCGGCGCAGCCGGCTGGAGCGGGTGCTCGGCCACATCATCAGCCGCGAGGGACCGGTGCTGTCGACAGTCGAGCGCTCCCAGCTGATCCGGCGGGTGGTGGACGAGGCGCTGGGCCTCGGCATCCTCGAACCCCTGCTGGAGGACGCCTCGATCACCGAGATCATGGTCAACGGCCCCAACGCCGTCTTCGTGGAGCGGTCCGGCCGGGTGGAGCAGCTGCCGCTGCGGTTCGTCTCCACCGACCAGCTGATGCAGACCATCGAGCGGATCGTGTCGACCGTCAACCGCCGGGTGGACGAGTCGAATCCGATGGTCGACGCCCGGCTGCCGTCCGGCGAGCGCGTCAACGTCATCATCCCGCCGCTGTCGCTGACCGGTCCCGTCCTCACCATCCGCCGCTTCCCGCGCTCCTTCACCCTCCAGGAGCTGATCGGGCTGGGCTCGCTGGCCGAGCCGATGGTGTACCTGATGGCGGGGCTGGTGCGGGCGAAGTTCAACATCATCGTCTCCGGCGCGACCGGCACCGGCAAGACCACCCTCCTCAACGCCCTGTCCGGGCTCATCCCGCCGCACGAGCGCATCATCACCATCGAGGACTCCGCCGAACTCCAGCTCCAGCAGAGCCATGTGGTCCGGCTGGAGTCCCGGCCGCCCAACGTCGAGGGCAAGGGCCAGGTCACCATCCGCGACCTGGTCCGCAACTCGCTGCGGATGCGGCCCGACCGGATCGTGGTCGGCGAGGTACGCGGCGGCGAGTCCCTCGACATGCTCCAGGCGATGTCCACCGGCCACGACGGCTCGCTGGCCACCGTGCACGCCAACAGCGCCGAGGACGCCCTCACCCGGTTGCAGACCCTCGCCTCCATGTCCGACGTGGAGGTGCCCTTCGTCGCCCTGCACGACCAGATCAACAGCGCGGTCGACGTGATCGTCCAGCTCACCCGGTTCGCCGACGGCGCCCGCCGCATCACCGAGATCGCACTGCTCGACAGCCACGGCGGGGAGCCGTACCGGCTGGCCACCGTCGCCCGCTTCGACGCCCGGCCGATGACCGCGGACGGCCGGGTGTACGGCGACTTCGCCTACTTCCCGCTGCCCCGCCGCACCGCCGACCGCCTCCACATGGCGAGCCAGCCCGTCCCCCAGGCCTTCGGCGTCGCCCGCACCGCCGACCAGCTCGCCACCCGAGAAGCCAGGTAG
- a CDS encoding chitinase, translated as MDRAPGTPRPLRSRRRPAAWAAATTLALAAAGLAATAAPAAAADVNNVVNAGFESGLSNWTCSAGSGTTVSSPVHSGTGALKATPAGQDNAQCTQTVAVKPNSSYTLSAWVQGGYTYLGVTGTGTTDVSTWTPDTTTWKQLSTSFTTGASTTSVTVYTHGWYGQAAYYADDVSLYGPDGGGTGGGTTPPPTVPAAPTGLAVSAKTSSSATLTWSTSSGATGYNVYENGAKVSSTTGTSATVTGLSPATSYSFQVTATNAAGESQKSAAVTATTDSSGTGGGGTGGSLPKHAVTGYWQNFNNGAKVQKISDVPSAYDIIAVAFADATTTPGAVTFNLDSAGLGGYTVDQFKADIKAKQAAGKKVIVSIGGQNGTVSVSDSASATNFANSVYSLMQTYGFDGVDIDLENGLNATYMTQALRALSAKAGPSLVITMAPQTIDMQSTSASYFQTALNIKDILTVVNTQFYNSGSMLGCDGKVYSQGTVDFLTALACIQLQGGLAPSQVGLGVPASTSAAGSGYVSPSVVNNALDCLSAGTNCGTFKPSKTYPDLRGAMTWSTNWDATSGNAWSNAVGPHVHAMP; from the coding sequence GTGGACCGCGCACCAGGCACCCCCAGACCACTTCGCAGCCGACGCCGGCCGGCGGCATGGGCCGCCGCCACCACCCTCGCCCTCGCGGCCGCGGGCCTCGCCGCCACCGCCGCCCCGGCCGCCGCGGCGGACGTCAACAACGTCGTCAACGCCGGCTTCGAGTCGGGCCTGTCCAACTGGACGTGCAGCGCGGGCAGCGGTACGACGGTCTCCTCCCCGGTGCACTCCGGCACCGGCGCCCTGAAGGCGACGCCGGCCGGGCAGGACAACGCCCAGTGCACGCAGACGGTCGCGGTCAAGCCCAACTCGTCGTACACGCTGAGCGCCTGGGTCCAGGGCGGCTACACCTACCTGGGCGTGACGGGCACGGGCACGACGGACGTCTCCACGTGGACCCCCGACACGACCACCTGGAAGCAGCTGTCGACGTCCTTCACCACGGGCGCGTCGACCACGTCGGTCACCGTCTACACGCACGGGTGGTACGGCCAGGCCGCCTACTACGCCGACGACGTCTCCCTCTACGGCCCCGACGGCGGCGGCACCGGCGGCGGCACCACGCCGCCCCCCACCGTCCCGGCCGCCCCCACGGGCCTCGCGGTCTCCGCCAAGACCTCCTCCTCGGCGACCCTCACCTGGTCCACGTCCTCGGGCGCGACGGGCTACAACGTGTACGAGAACGGCGCGAAGGTCAGCTCCACGACCGGCACGTCGGCGACCGTGACCGGCCTGTCCCCGGCCACCTCGTACAGCTTCCAGGTGACGGCGACGAACGCGGCGGGCGAGTCGCAGAAGTCGGCCGCGGTGACGGCGACGACCGACTCCTCCGGAACCGGCGGTGGCGGCACGGGCGGTTCGCTTCCGAAGCACGCCGTGACCGGCTACTGGCAGAACTTCAACAACGGCGCCAAGGTGCAGAAGATCTCGGACGTCCCCTCCGCGTACGACATCATCGCGGTGGCCTTCGCGGACGCGACCACGACGCCGGGCGCGGTCACCTTCAACCTGGACTCGGCCGGCCTCGGCGGCTACACGGTCGACCAGTTCAAGGCCGACATCAAGGCCAAGCAGGCGGCGGGCAAGAAGGTCATCGTCTCCATCGGCGGCCAGAACGGCACGGTGTCGGTGAGCGACTCGGCCTCGGCGACGAACTTCGCGAACTCCGTCTACTCCCTGATGCAGACGTACGGCTTCGACGGCGTCGACATCGACCTGGAGAACGGCCTGAACGCGACGTACATGACGCAGGCGCTGCGCGCCCTGTCGGCGAAGGCGGGCCCCTCCCTCGTCATCACGATGGCCCCGCAGACGATCGACATGCAGTCCACGTCCGCCTCCTACTTCCAGACGGCGCTGAACATCAAGGACATCCTCACCGTCGTCAACACGCAGTTCTACAACAGCGGTTCGATGCTCGGCTGCGACGGCAAGGTCTACAGCCAGGGCACGGTCGACTTCCTGACGGCCCTCGCCTGCATCCAGCTCCAGGGCGGCCTCGCCCCCTCCCAGGTGGGCCTCGGCGTCCCCGCCTCCACCAGCGCGGCGGGCAGCGGCTACGTCTCCCCCTCGGTCGTGAACAACGCCCTCGACTGCCTGAGCGCCGGCACCAACTGCGGCACCTTCAAGCCGTCGAAGACCTACCCCGACCTCCGCGGCGCGATGACCTGGTCCACCAACTGGGACGCGACCTCGGGCAACGCCTGGTCGAACGCGGTGGGCCCGCACGTGCACGCGATGCCGTGA
- a CDS encoding histidine kinase, with amino-acid sequence MAHGEVKGVTAGRVERLRGVTRRCVTGLLGPAGRADEPPSERLQVRALQALCRQVFGFRLAMIVVAAPAALLNAAPGLGVRLVGAAVIVTFMVSYVLFRDWERFGPLLLRHPGLLAADTLFGSLLLVSAGPDTTLAYVGVCTPLLAGLLYSWRGAACFASLQALILFVVHLTLKAGRGASVAEALLLPGLCVVAGAMGSTLRKLMLRFGAATEALTAVRARLAAAEAVSAERARLAREMHDSLAKTLYGVALAADGLAATASAADPDPDRLREQAELVSRSARRAAAESRELLTDLRREPAGSAPPFWSELAGVVSDFAARTTLKVTCACPDPPATLPPLSADRSRALLSIATEALENAQRHAEATQVDVRVAVDGGLLCLTVHDDGRGLPPGTTLEHLRSSGHFGLLGMVERAAQAGARIRVGRGTHTRGTEVRVELPLPAAPPLKASP; translated from the coding sequence ATCGCTCACGGGGAAGTGAAGGGCGTGACGGCCGGGCGCGTCGAGCGGTTGAGGGGGGTGACGAGGAGGTGTGTCACGGGACTTCTGGGACCGGCGGGGCGGGCGGACGAGCCGCCGTCGGAGCGATTGCAGGTCCGGGCGTTGCAGGCGCTGTGCCGGCAGGTGTTCGGCTTCCGGCTGGCGATGATCGTGGTGGCGGCCCCCGCGGCCCTGCTGAACGCCGCGCCCGGCCTGGGCGTCCGGCTGGTCGGTGCGGCCGTGATCGTCACCTTCATGGTGTCCTACGTCCTCTTCCGCGACTGGGAGCGCTTCGGCCCCCTGCTGCTGCGCCACCCCGGCCTGCTGGCCGCCGACACCCTCTTCGGCTCCCTCCTGCTGGTCTCGGCGGGCCCGGACACCACCCTCGCCTACGTCGGCGTCTGCACCCCGCTGCTGGCCGGCCTGCTCTACAGCTGGCGCGGGGCGGCCTGCTTCGCCTCCCTCCAGGCGCTGATCCTGTTCGTCGTCCACCTCACCCTGAAGGCCGGCCGCGGCGCCTCCGTGGCCGAGGCCCTGCTGCTGCCCGGCCTGTGCGTCGTCGCCGGTGCCATGGGCTCGACCCTGCGCAAACTGATGCTCCGCTTCGGTGCCGCCACCGAGGCGCTGACGGCGGTACGGGCGCGGCTCGCGGCGGCGGAGGCGGTGAGCGCCGAACGGGCCCGCCTCGCCCGGGAGATGCACGACTCCTTGGCCAAGACCCTGTACGGGGTCGCGCTCGCCGCCGACGGCCTCGCGGCCACCGCCTCGGCCGCCGACCCCGACCCGGACCGGCTGCGGGAACAGGCCGAACTGGTCTCCCGTTCGGCCCGCCGGGCGGCGGCGGAGTCCCGGGAACTGCTGACGGACCTGCGCCGCGAACCGGCCGGCTCGGCCCCGCCCTTCTGGTCGGAACTGGCGGGCGTGGTGAGCGACTTCGCCGCCCGTACGACCCTCAAGGTGACCTGCGCCTGCCCGGACCCCCCGGCCACCCTGCCCCCGCTGTCCGCCGACCGCTCCCGCGCCCTGCTGTCCATCGCCACGGAGGCCCTGGAGAACGCCCAGCGGCACGCGGAGGCGACCCAGGTGGACGTGCGGGTCGCCGTCGACGGCGGGTTGCTGTGCCTGACCGTCCACGACGACGGCCGCGGCCTCCCGCCCGGCACCACGCTCGAACACCTGCGTTCCTCCGGCCACTTCGGCCTGCTCGGCATGGTCGAACGGGCCGCCCAGGCGGGCGCCCGCATCCGTGTCGGCCGCGGCACCCACACCCGGGGCACGGAGGTACGCGTCGAACTCCCCCTGCCCGCCGCCCCGCCCCTGAAGGCCAGCCCCTGA
- a CDS encoding DUF5936 domain-containing protein: MALLLALLAGVAVWGIFTGVRMYRADAKLPGDLAIALEVGATRTGAVGSVIDRMGMRYAPLVLRLMGPRLVARYRRRIDLAGNPGGLTIDRYAARRAVYGVLGGVGCLVFLLRGQWFVAVLLLLFGAFWTEVGIWSAIRVRKDVIERTLPDFLDVLAVVVSAGLGFRQALDRVASRYEGPWADELRITLRQMDLGMSRRQAFAELRRRNDSEQVAMFVTALQQGEELGAPIVDTLVSLAKDMRRTDAQNARRKAARAVPKATLMITTFMVPATMLLLGAGLLLGSGVDFGSLTGK; the protein is encoded by the coding sequence ATGGCCCTGCTGCTCGCGCTGCTGGCGGGCGTCGCCGTCTGGGGGATCTTCACCGGCGTGCGCATGTACCGCGCCGACGCCAAGCTCCCCGGCGACCTCGCCATCGCCCTGGAGGTGGGCGCCACCCGCACCGGCGCCGTGGGCTCCGTCATCGACCGCATGGGCATGCGCTACGCCCCGCTGGTGCTGCGCCTGATGGGCCCCCGCCTGGTCGCCAGGTACCGGCGCCGGATCGACCTCGCGGGCAACCCCGGCGGCCTGACCATCGACCGCTACGCCGCCCGCCGCGCGGTCTACGGCGTCCTCGGCGGGGTCGGCTGCCTGGTGTTCCTGCTGCGCGGCCAGTGGTTCGTGGCCGTACTGCTGCTGCTCTTCGGCGCGTTCTGGACCGAGGTCGGCATCTGGTCGGCGATCCGGGTGCGCAAGGACGTCATCGAGCGGACCCTGCCCGACTTCCTGGACGTGCTGGCGGTCGTGGTCAGCGCCGGGCTCGGCTTCCGGCAGGCCCTGGACCGTGTCGCCTCCCGCTACGAGGGTCCCTGGGCCGACGAACTGCGCATCACCCTGCGCCAGATGGACCTCGGCATGAGCCGCCGCCAGGCCTTCGCGGAGCTGCGCCGGCGTAACGACTCCGAGCAGGTCGCCATGTTCGTCACCGCGCTCCAGCAGGGCGAGGAACTGGGTGCGCCGATCGTGGACACCCTCGTGTCGCTGGCCAAGGACATGCGCCGCACCGACGCGCAGAACGCCCGCCGCAAGGCCGCCCGCGCGGTGCCCAAGGCCACGCTGATGATCACCACGTTCATGGTCCCGGCGACGATGCTGCTGCTGGGCGCGGGACTGCTGCTGGGTTCCGGGGTGGACTTCGGATCGCTCACGGGGAAGTGA
- the cpaB gene encoding Flp pilus assembly protein CpaB produces MNSRQRRGVILLILSVLCALGAFAGVLSVVHDVDSKVGPEVTAYRVRSDVKPYTALDAGQFEKVRMPKRWLSGTAVTDLRQIQGKTAVTTLHAGSLLQSDMIVDQPALQPGQQEVAIMIDAATGVAGKITPGSRVNVYATFAGKKDGDPDQSKIIVTDARVLDVGRITALDPDAAKNGPQQPSEAVPITFALSTLDAQRVTYAESFAQRVRLALVAPGGESGVPDKDRTYELATDK; encoded by the coding sequence ATGAACTCCCGTCAGCGCCGCGGCGTGATACTGCTGATCCTGTCGGTCCTGTGCGCTCTCGGCGCGTTCGCCGGCGTGCTGTCCGTCGTCCACGACGTGGACTCCAAGGTCGGCCCCGAGGTCACCGCCTACCGGGTGCGCTCCGACGTCAAGCCGTACACCGCCCTGGACGCGGGGCAGTTCGAGAAGGTCCGGATGCCCAAGCGGTGGCTGTCCGGGACCGCCGTCACCGACCTGCGGCAGATCCAGGGCAAGACCGCCGTCACCACGCTGCACGCCGGGTCGCTGCTGCAGAGCGACATGATCGTGGACCAGCCCGCCCTCCAGCCGGGGCAGCAAGAGGTCGCCATCATGATCGACGCGGCGACCGGCGTGGCCGGGAAGATCACCCCCGGGTCGCGGGTCAACGTCTATGCCACCTTCGCCGGGAAGAAGGACGGCGACCCGGACCAGTCGAAGATCATCGTGACCGACGCGCGCGTCCTCGACGTCGGCCGGATCACCGCCCTCGACCCCGACGCCGCCAAGAACGGCCCGCAGCAGCCCAGCGAGGCCGTGCCCATCACCTTCGCGCTGTCCACCCTCGACGCCCAGCGCGTCACCTACGCCGAGTCCTTCGCCCAGCGCGTCCGGCTCGCGCTGGTCGCGCCCGGCGGCGAGAGCGGCGTGCCGGACAAGGACCGCACCTACGAACTCGCCACGGACAAGTGA
- a CDS encoding Flp family type IVb pilin produces MSRWFNTTVTYLMTRAARGDRGQTAVEYLGIIAVVVAIVLAITGTSIGQTIYDAITSKISEVTGG; encoded by the coding sequence GTGAGCAGATGGTTCAACACCACCGTGACGTATCTGATGACCCGCGCCGCCCGCGGCGACAGGGGGCAGACGGCGGTGGAGTACCTCGGCATCATCGCGGTGGTCGTGGCGATCGTGCTGGCGATCACCGGGACGAGCATCGGGCAGACGATCTACGACGCGATCACCTCGAAGATCTCCGAGGTCACCGGCGGCTGA
- a CDS encoding TadE family protein, whose protein sequence is MTRRGADEGQVSIEFLGMTPLILLTLVLMWQAVLVGYTFTLAGNAADEAVRAGTAAAPGGAREAACSAAGRKDLSAAWRGNAAVRCGGSGYVTADVSLKVPVLFPGLASFPFTVHGHAGAVEEVKD, encoded by the coding sequence ATGACGCGGCGGGGCGCGGACGAGGGCCAGGTGAGCATCGAGTTCCTCGGGATGACACCGCTGATCCTCCTGACGCTGGTGCTGATGTGGCAGGCCGTGCTGGTGGGGTACACCTTCACGCTCGCCGGGAACGCCGCCGACGAGGCGGTACGGGCGGGTACGGCGGCGGCGCCGGGCGGTGCCCGCGAGGCGGCCTGCTCGGCGGCCGGGCGCAAGGACCTGTCGGCGGCGTGGCGCGGGAACGCGGCGGTGCGCTGCGGCGGCTCCGGCTATGTGACGGCCGATGTCTCCCTCAAGGTCCCGGTGCTCTTCCCCGGCCTGGCCTCCTTCCCCTTCACGGTGCACGGCCACGCGGGCGCGGTGGAAGAGGTGAAGGACTGA
- a CDS encoding type II secretion system F family protein, translated as MELHTLVQLTLGATLLSCVLAVAGVHSHARGRARRAALVDRLSHTGPPPAAPGRRRYFRDLDRRLRRTRPGRRLERRLATTGLDVTPGEFFVAMLVTVAALWLIGQAALAPFFGPIAGLLGVWAAVQFLNWQRQRRIERFIGQLPELARILANATQAGLALRTAIGMAAEELEAPAGEELAKVADQLSVGHSLDDALGELADRLPSRELVVLVTTLVLANRAGGQVVSALRNLTETLEERKETRREIRTQLSQVTMTSYAVPALGVGALFLMNGVRGGALARMTGSPAGQICVLIAFALYAVGFVLIRRLSRIDV; from the coding sequence ATGGAACTCCACACCCTCGTCCAGCTCACCCTCGGGGCGACGCTGCTGAGCTGCGTCCTCGCGGTGGCCGGCGTGCACAGCCACGCCCGGGGCCGGGCCCGGCGCGCCGCCCTCGTGGACCGCCTCTCGCATACCGGCCCGCCCCCCGCCGCCCCCGGCCGCAGGCGGTACTTCCGCGACCTCGACCGGCGGCTGCGCCGTACCCGCCCCGGCCGCAGGCTCGAACGGCGCCTGGCCACCACCGGACTGGACGTCACACCGGGCGAGTTCTTCGTCGCCATGCTGGTCACGGTCGCCGCGCTCTGGCTGATCGGGCAGGCCGCGCTCGCCCCCTTCTTCGGGCCGATCGCCGGGCTGCTGGGCGTGTGGGCGGCGGTGCAGTTCCTCAACTGGCAGCGGCAGCGCCGCATCGAGCGGTTCATCGGCCAGCTCCCCGAACTCGCCCGCATCCTGGCCAACGCCACCCAGGCCGGGCTCGCCCTGCGCACCGCGATCGGGATGGCCGCCGAGGAACTGGAGGCCCCGGCCGGCGAGGAACTGGCCAAGGTCGCCGACCAGTTGTCCGTCGGACACTCCCTGGACGACGCCCTCGGCGAACTCGCCGACCGGCTGCCCTCGCGCGAGCTGGTCGTCCTCGTCACCACGCTGGTCCTCGCGAACCGGGCCGGCGGCCAGGTCGTCTCCGCCCTGCGCAACCTCACCGAGACCCTGGAGGAACGCAAGGAGACCCGGCGCGAGATCCGCACCCAGCTGTCCCAGGTGACCATGACGTCGTACGCCGTGCCCGCGCTCGGCGTCGGCGCGCTGTTCCTGATGAACGGCGTCCGCGGCGGCGCCCTGGCCCGGATGACCGGCTCCCCGGCCGGCCAGATCTGCGTGCTGATCGCCTTCGCGCTGTACGCCGTCGGATTCGTCCTCATCCGCCGGCTCAGCCGCATCGACGTCTGA
- a CDS encoding TadE/TadG family type IV pilus assembly protein, with translation MAHRRERDRGQVALEYLGFVPVLLIVALAGIQLGAVAYAAEQAGTAARAGARAASLRQDAQQACAAAVSSGIDVRCSAGGGGGAVTVTATVRIPKIVWSFGDATKSATMPLDH, from the coding sequence ATGGCGCACAGGAGAGAACGCGACCGGGGACAAGTCGCCCTGGAATACCTAGGGTTCGTGCCCGTCCTGCTGATCGTGGCGCTCGCCGGCATCCAGCTCGGAGCCGTCGCCTACGCCGCCGAGCAGGCCGGTACGGCGGCCCGGGCCGGGGCGCGCGCCGCGTCGCTGCGGCAGGACGCCCAGCAGGCGTGCGCCGCGGCGGTCAGCAGCGGGATCGACGTGCGCTGCTCGGCCGGCGGCGGGGGCGGCGCCGTGACCGTGACCGCCACCGTCCGCATCCCGAAGATCGTCTGGAGCTTCGGCGACGCCACCAAGTCCGCCACCATGCCGCTCGACCACTGA